The Ancylobacter sp. WKF20 genome contains a region encoding:
- the ybeY gene encoding rRNA maturation RNase YbeY, producing MTQALTIEVDVLVEAPAWEAHPQAADLVLNAVRAACAGALDAFELDIDGAEIAVKLTDDAAIRALNRDWRGKDYPTNVLSFPTPEMARAGGDPHLGDIAIAYETLAREAEEEGKAFADHLQHLAVHGTLHLLGFDHEVAEDAEEMEAMERDVLAGLGVPDPYADTDPVQQLN from the coding sequence GACGCAGGCCCTCACCATCGAGGTTGATGTCCTCGTGGAAGCACCCGCCTGGGAGGCTCACCCCCAGGCGGCTGACCTCGTTCTCAACGCCGTCCGCGCCGCCTGCGCGGGCGCGCTCGACGCCTTCGAGCTCGACATTGACGGCGCCGAGATCGCGGTGAAGCTCACCGATGATGCGGCGATCCGCGCCCTGAACCGCGACTGGCGGGGCAAGGATTACCCGACCAATGTGCTCTCCTTCCCCACGCCTGAGATGGCGCGGGCGGGTGGTGATCCCCATCTCGGCGACATCGCCATCGCCTATGAGACCCTGGCGCGCGAGGCGGAGGAGGAAGGCAAAGCCTTCGCCGACCACCTCCAGCATCTGGCGGTCCATGGTACGCTGCATCTTCTCGGCTTCGACCATGAGGTCGCCGAGGATGCCGAGGAGATGGAGGCCATGGAGCGCGACGTGCTTGCCGGCCTCGGCGTGCCCGACCCTTATGCCGATACCGACCCCGTTCAACAGCTGAACTGA
- a CDS encoding hemolysin family protein, which yields MSDPVSSAASSTGSEGSSSGPSTGSSTGSSTGVSQSRGAPATGSGDLRPADSRGGLFDRLRQLIGGRRFSGSLRTDLAEALSANIDTAADLTPTERSMLKSVLGLRELRIGDLMVPRADIVAVQKDISLGELLTVFANAGHSRLVVYDDTLDDPVGMVHIRDLVAHLTQRAMTPRREGAAKALGGEREPAAPTSKTVPSFNLKAIDLTTSLSAAKLIRRLLFVPPSMPSIELLASMQASRIHLALVIDEYGGTDGIVSMEDLVEVIVGDIEDEHDDDDGPLIARQADGSFIADARAGLEEVAELVDPAFALGEEAEEVDTLGGLLVTLAGRVPVRGEIVPGPGGFEIEVLDADPRRVKRLRLSPSGTGTNRNAAARAERDERASLGSLPPPAEQGAARGGANRQDPDAAA from the coding sequence ATGTCCGATCCAGTTTCGAGCGCCGCCTCCAGCACGGGCAGCGAAGGCTCCTCCAGCGGCCCAAGTACCGGCTCCAGCACCGGTTCCAGTACCGGGGTCTCCCAGAGTAGGGGCGCCCCCGCGACCGGATCGGGCGATCTTCGCCCGGCCGACAGCCGCGGTGGCCTGTTCGACCGGCTGCGCCAGCTCATCGGCGGCCGGCGCTTTTCCGGTTCCCTGCGCACCGATCTCGCCGAGGCGCTCTCGGCCAATATCGACACGGCGGCCGACCTCACCCCGACCGAACGCTCCATGCTCAAGAGCGTGCTGGGCCTGCGGGAACTGCGCATCGGCGATCTGATGGTGCCGCGCGCCGACATCGTCGCGGTGCAGAAGGATATTTCGCTCGGCGAACTGCTCACCGTCTTCGCCAATGCCGGCCATTCGCGCCTCGTCGTCTATGACGACACGCTGGATGACCCGGTCGGCATGGTCCATATCCGCGATCTCGTGGCCCACCTCACCCAGCGGGCGATGACGCCGCGCCGGGAAGGCGCCGCCAAGGCGCTGGGGGGCGAGCGTGAGCCTGCCGCGCCCACCTCCAAGACCGTGCCGAGCTTCAATCTCAAGGCCATCGACCTCACCACCTCGCTCAGCGCCGCCAAGCTGATCCGCCGCCTGCTCTTCGTGCCGCCGTCCATGCCCTCGATCGAGCTGCTGGCCAGCATGCAGGCGAGCCGCATCCACCTCGCTCTGGTCATTGATGAGTATGGTGGTACCGACGGCATCGTCTCGATGGAGGATCTGGTCGAGGTCATCGTCGGTGACATCGAGGACGAGCATGACGACGATGACGGCCCGCTGATCGCCCGACAGGCCGATGGTAGCTTCATAGCCGATGCGCGCGCTGGCCTCGAGGAAGTGGCCGAACTGGTCGATCCCGCCTTCGCGCTCGGCGAGGAGGCCGAGGAAGTCGATACGCTCGGCGGCCTGCTGGTCACGCTCGCCGGCCGGGTGCCGGTGCGCGGCGAGATCGTGCCGGGCCCCGGCGGCTTCGAGATCGAGGTGCTCGATGCCGATCCCCGCCGCGTGAAGCGCTTGCGGCTCAGCCCCAGCGGCACGGGCACCAACCGGAACGCCGCTGCCCGCGCCGAGCGGGATGAGCGCGCGTCGCTCGGGAGCCTGC